Proteins encoded within one genomic window of Diceros bicornis minor isolate mBicDic1 chromosome X, mDicBic1.mat.cur, whole genome shotgun sequence:
- the P2RY10 gene encoding putative P2Y purinoceptor 10 isoform X1 — MHSTSSFNNKFVSYQQYPCHPELGFFTPRSLPRNKSANTGKAPGDHSFTAYFDDYTEKFMMGGNSTSNAETDCNVTNVTFQYSLYATTYILIFIPGLLANSAALWVLCRFISKKNKAIIFMINLSVADLAHVLSLPLRIYYYISHHWPFQRALCLLCFYLKYLNMYASICFLTCISLQRCFFLLKPFRARDWKRRYDVGISAAIWVIVGTACLPFPILRSTDLANNTESCFADLGYKQMNAVALVGMITVAELAGFVIPVVIIAWCTWKTTISLRQPPVAFQGISERQKALRMVFMCAAVFFICFTPYHINFIFYTMVKETIISSCPIVRSTLYFHPFCLCLASLCCLLDPILYYFMASEFRDQLSRHGSSVTRSRLMSRESGSSTIG, encoded by the exons ATGCACTCAACTTCCTCTTTCAACAACAAATTTGTCAGTTATCAGCAGTATCCGTGCCACCCAGAGTTAGGCTTTTTTACCCCCAGATCTCTGCCAAGAAATAAGAGTGCTAATACCGGCAAGGCTCCAGG GGATCATAGCTTCACGGCTTACTTTGATGATTATACTGAAAAATTCATGATGGGTGGCAACAGTACCAGTAATGCTGAGACTGACTGCAATGTCACTAATGTGACATTTCAGTACTCCCTCTATGCAACCACCTACATCCTCATATTCATCCCTGGTCTTCTGGCCAACAGTGCAGCCTTGTGGGTTCTGTGCCGTTTcatcagcaagaaaaataaagccatcaTTTTCATGATCAACCTCTCTGTGGCTGACCTTGCTCACGTGCTGTCCTTACCCCTCCGGATTTACTATTACATCAGCCACCATTGGCCTTTCCAGAGGGCCCTTTGCCTGCTGTGCTTCTACCTGAAGTATCTCAACATGTATGCCAGCATTTGCTTCCTGACGTGCATCAGCCTTCAGAGGTGCTTCTTTCTCCTCAAGCCCTTCAGGGCCAGAGATTGGAAGCGTAGGTATGATGTAGGCATCAGTGCTGCCATCTGGGTCATCGTGGGGACTGCCTGTTTGCCATTTCCCATCCTGAGAAGCACGGATTTAGCCAACAACACTGAGTCCTGCTTTGCTGATCTTGGTTACAAGCAAATGAATGCAGTGGCTTTGGTTGGGATGATTACAGTTGCTGAGCTGGCAGGATTTGTGATCCCAGTAGTCATCATCGCATGGTGTACCTGGAAAACTACTATATCCTTGAGACAGCCACCAGTGGCTTTCCAAGGAATCAGTGAGAGGCAGAAAGCACTGCGGATGGTTTTCATGTGTGCTGCAGTCTTCTTCATCTGCTTCACTCCCTAtcatattaactttattttttacaccatggtaaaggaaaccatcattaGCAGTTGTCCCATTGTCCGAAGCACACTGTATTTCCACCCTTTTTGTCTATGCCTTGCAAGTCTCTGCTGCCTTTTGGATCCAATTCTCTATTACTTCATGGCCTCAGAGTTTCGTGACCAACTATCCCGCCATGGCAGTTCTGTGACCCGTTCCCGCCTCATGAGCAGGGAGAGTGGTTCATCAACGAttggctaa
- the P2RY10 gene encoding putative P2Y purinoceptor 10 isoform X2, whose amino-acid sequence MRDHSFTAYFDDYTEKFMMGGNSTSNAETDCNVTNVTFQYSLYATTYILIFIPGLLANSAALWVLCRFISKKNKAIIFMINLSVADLAHVLSLPLRIYYYISHHWPFQRALCLLCFYLKYLNMYASICFLTCISLQRCFFLLKPFRARDWKRRYDVGISAAIWVIVGTACLPFPILRSTDLANNTESCFADLGYKQMNAVALVGMITVAELAGFVIPVVIIAWCTWKTTISLRQPPVAFQGISERQKALRMVFMCAAVFFICFTPYHINFIFYTMVKETIISSCPIVRSTLYFHPFCLCLASLCCLLDPILYYFMASEFRDQLSRHGSSVTRSRLMSRESGSSTIG is encoded by the exons ATGAG GGATCATAGCTTCACGGCTTACTTTGATGATTATACTGAAAAATTCATGATGGGTGGCAACAGTACCAGTAATGCTGAGACTGACTGCAATGTCACTAATGTGACATTTCAGTACTCCCTCTATGCAACCACCTACATCCTCATATTCATCCCTGGTCTTCTGGCCAACAGTGCAGCCTTGTGGGTTCTGTGCCGTTTcatcagcaagaaaaataaagccatcaTTTTCATGATCAACCTCTCTGTGGCTGACCTTGCTCACGTGCTGTCCTTACCCCTCCGGATTTACTATTACATCAGCCACCATTGGCCTTTCCAGAGGGCCCTTTGCCTGCTGTGCTTCTACCTGAAGTATCTCAACATGTATGCCAGCATTTGCTTCCTGACGTGCATCAGCCTTCAGAGGTGCTTCTTTCTCCTCAAGCCCTTCAGGGCCAGAGATTGGAAGCGTAGGTATGATGTAGGCATCAGTGCTGCCATCTGGGTCATCGTGGGGACTGCCTGTTTGCCATTTCCCATCCTGAGAAGCACGGATTTAGCCAACAACACTGAGTCCTGCTTTGCTGATCTTGGTTACAAGCAAATGAATGCAGTGGCTTTGGTTGGGATGATTACAGTTGCTGAGCTGGCAGGATTTGTGATCCCAGTAGTCATCATCGCATGGTGTACCTGGAAAACTACTATATCCTTGAGACAGCCACCAGTGGCTTTCCAAGGAATCAGTGAGAGGCAGAAAGCACTGCGGATGGTTTTCATGTGTGCTGCAGTCTTCTTCATCTGCTTCACTCCCTAtcatattaactttattttttacaccatggtaaaggaaaccatcattaGCAGTTGTCCCATTGTCCGAAGCACACTGTATTTCCACCCTTTTTGTCTATGCCTTGCAAGTCTCTGCTGCCTTTTGGATCCAATTCTCTATTACTTCATGGCCTCAGAGTTTCGTGACCAACTATCCCGCCATGGCAGTTCTGTGACCCGTTCCCGCCTCATGAGCAGGGAGAGTGGTTCATCAACGAttggctaa